The window CAATCCCTTTCCCTCGTTGCCGAGGACCAGGGCCGTGGGCCCGAGGAAGGAATGATCATCGAGAGAACGTTGCGCTTCCGCTTCAAGACCGATGATCTCGACCCCATGTTGTTGCAGTTCTTTCATCGCTCGCGCCAGGTTGGTGACGCGAATGGTATCGATTCGTTCTGCCGCCCCCGCCGAGGCTTTGACAGCGGTTCCCGAAAGGGGGGCGGTCCGATCCTTGGGCAAAATGACCGCCAGGGCGCCGAAGGCCTCCGCGGTACGCAGAATGGCTCCCAGATTTCGTGGATCTTCAATCCCATCCAGAAGGATCAGGAGGTCTCGTGAACCCGGCGTCAGACGGTGCAACAGTTGATCGAATCCAGGTTGTTCCCGAATGCCGACGCGCACCGCGAGCCCCTGATGGGTGGCGGTTCCGGTCGTTCGGTCCAACACCTGCCGTTCGACCAGTCGGGGGCGGATCCCTTTTTCCCTGGCGAGAATCAGGGCATTCTGGAATTTCTCTCCCCGGCCTCCCTTCAGCGCCATCATCGATTCCACGGGGCGCCGTGTCGTCAACAAGGCAAGCACCGGGTTGATCCCAAAGACCCATTCCTGTTCGGTATTTTCCATTGCATCTCCAAAGGGTCAAAGCAGTTTTACCAGTGCCGCCACGGCCCCAACCGCCACGAACATCAGGCTCCCAAGCTTGATCACCATCCGTTGCTCCAGTTCCTTGAGGTCCCGCTTCAGTTCCGCCCGGACCGATTCGATCTTGACATCGAGTTCCTTGATATCCCGCCTCAACTCCGATCGGAGCGAATCGATGTCCCGCTTCAACTCTGCCCGGACCGACTCGATCTTGACATCGAGTTCCTTGAGGTCCCGTTTCAACTCCGCCCGGAGCGACTCGATGTCCCGCTGCACATTCACCTGGACCTGTTCCAGTTCCAGTTTGGTGGCCAGGCGTTCTTCCATCCATTCGACGATGGTTTCGGCCTGTATTTCCGCCTGGGCTTCGGGAACACCGGCGGCTTTCAATTTTTTGGCGTAGGCCAGCGAATCAAACATGAGCGGCATGATGAAACACTCCATTGACGAAATTGTTCAGGGTTTTGTCATCATGCATGGTCACTTTCCATTCTCGTTGGTCGAGCGAATGGGATCCTCCTGTATTTCATGAGGCAACAGTGCTAGATTCGCGCCGTCCTGAAACCCTTGCTGGAGACCAAGACCATGGCCGTCCCATCCCATCGCATTCAGAAGGTGAAGCCTTCGGCAACACTACAAATTACCGCCAAAGCCAAGGCGTTGCGCGCCCAGGGCAGGAATGTCATCGGACTGGGCGCGGGCGAACCCGATTTCGATACCCCGGAACACATCAAGGAAGCGGCCATTCGTGCCCTGCGCGAAGGATTCACCAAGTATACGCCTGTCGATGGCATCCCCGAACTGAAAAAGGCGATCATCGGCAAAATGCAACGGGACAACCATCTTTCGTATGAACCCGACGAGGTATTGGTCACCTCGGGGGGCAAGCAGGCTTTTTTCAACATGGCCCTCGCCATGCTCAATCCGGGAGACGAGGTCATCATTCCCGCCCCCTACTGGGTCTCCTACCCCGACATGACCCTGGTCGCGGACGGACAACCGGTCATCATCGATACCCATGAGTCCGACGGGTTTAAACTGAATCCCGAACGTCTGGCCGCCGCGATCACCCCGAAAACCCGTTTTGTCGTCCTCAATTCGCCGTCCAATCCCACCGGGGCCGCCTACAGCGCCCTGGAAATGACAAAAATCGCCGATGTCCTCCGTGCCCATCCCCATGTCTGGGCCGTCAGCGACGACATTTATGAAAAAATTGTCTACGACGGTTTTCGTCATGTCACTCTTGTCGCGCTTGCCCCTTTTCTCAAGGATCGGACCCTGATTCTCAACGGTGTTTCCAAAACCTATTCCATGACCGGATGGCGTATCGGCTACGCCGTCGGTCCGCGCGAGGCCATCAAGGCCATGGGCAAGGTTCAGGAACAAAGCACCTCCTGCGCCACATCCATCGCCCAAAGGGCCGCCGCCGTCGCCATTTCCGGCGATCAGGCGTGTGTCGAACCCATGGTCCAGGCGTTCAAGGAACGCCGCGATTTCATCGTCGCCGCCCTGAACGCCATTCCGGGAATACATTGCAACATGCCGGAAGGGGCCTTTTATGTTTTTCCCAACGTTGGAGGATTGATGGGGAGAAAAACGCCCAAGGGAGCGCTCATCAACAACAGCATGGATCTGGCGGACTACCTGTTGAACGATCTGGATGTCGCTCTGGTACCGGGTCTTGCCTTCGGCAAGGATCCCTTCGTCCGGATTTCCTTCGCCATCGCCCTGGATGACCTGAAGGAGGCGATGAAAAGGATCGAGAGGGCGGCACGGGAGTTGGGTGTTGTCTGAATCTTGAAGGGCATGGCCCTGACGGTTTTCCCGGGAAGGGGCGAGCCCCTTCCCGGGCCGGTTCCGTGGATCTTCAGGAAAATACCTCGGAATAATCCTGGCTTGCCTGTTTCAAATCCGCCATCCGACCGATGTCCATCCAATAGTCCAGAAACGGAAACGCTGCCGTGGCATGTCCGCTTGCGATCACTTTGTGGAAGAGGTCGGGCATGTCGAAATAGGTGTTGCGTGGAATGTAATCCACAACCTGCGGATCCAGGAGGTAGATTCCCGCATTGATGAAATATTCCTGGACCGGTTTTTCCTCGATGCCGAGCAGTGTGTGTTGGCGGGTATGGACCACGCCATAAGGAATCGCCTGTTCCACCTTGCGGACACACAAGGTTGCCAGTGAGCCATGTTCCTCGTGAAATTCGAGGATGTTTTTGAAATTGATCTGGGTCAGGAGGTCGCCGTTCATGACGAAGAAGGGTTCCTCGGGCACCTCCGGCAGGAGGGCCAGGGGACCTGCCGTTCCCCGCCGTTCATCCTCCTCCAGATAGTGGATGTCCACGCCCCAATCGGAACCATCCCTGAAATAATCCTGAATGACTTCCTTGCGATAGTTTACCGACACATAAAACTTGTAAAAGCCGTGGGCGGCAAAACTTTCGAGGATCAGTTCAAGGATTGGTTTGGTTCCGACTTTCAACATTGGTTTGGGACAGGTTTTGGTCAGAGGACCCATGCGCGATCCCAACCCCCCTGCCATGAGCACCACCCAGTTTTTTCGTTGCTCCCGGCTGGCCAATTCCCGCAAGGTCTTCAGGCCGATCAGCCGTCCCTCTTCATCGATGATGGGCATGTGATCGATGCTTTTGCTCGTCATCAACGCCAGGACCCGGTCTTCGGCATCGGTCGCCCGAGCCACCGTCGGTTCGCGCGCCATGACCCGTTCCACCGGGTCTTTCATGTTGACTCCATTGAGAAGTCCCCGACGGATGTCGCCATCCGTGACGACACCGATCAATCGGTTCGCCTCATCCGTCACCAAGGCCACCCGCAGCGCACCCCGATCGATGACCTTCATGACATCCAAAACCGATGTCTGCGAACCGATGACAACCTTTCGCCAATACTCAACGGTCGTCATAAATGTATCCTCCCTGGTTCGACAATTGCCGACGATGACCCGATCCCCATGGATCTTTTCAACAGTGCCAAACCTTGACAGGTTCAAGGTTCAATGGCTGCATCGCAAAAAGAATGCCGGCGGGAGAACGAACGTATCCTGTTGATTTTTCGTATGGATGATTTCCTTGGGGAGGAATGTATCCGGGACAACGGGAAAAACATCCCTGGCGTCAGGGCAAGATTTTCCAACGGATGGAAGCGACGATTTTTCCGGGAGGGATGTTTCGGACGTGTCATTGGCCACGGGTCATGCGGCGGGCGGGAACGCCCGCGACCCGGTCCCCGGATGCGACGTTGGCAACGACGGTCGCTCCGGCGGCGACCAGGGCCCCGGCGCCGATCCGGATTCCCTGAATCACCACGGCTCCGGTTCCGATATGAGCGCCCCGTTCGACGTGTACCCCACCGGACAGAATCACCCCTGGGGCGATGTGGACATGATCATCGATCAGGGTGTCATGGTCGATGCGGGCGCCGGTATTGATGATCACATTGTTTCCCAGGACCACCCCCGGTTGAAGGATGGTCCCGGCCATGATCTGGCAACCTTCGCCCATGCGCACCCCGGAGGCTTGAAGGCGATGGGGATGCGGCACCGGGCAGAAAGAGTAGCCCAGCGTGTTGTAATGCTCGAACAAGCGAATCCGTTTGCCGTTGTCGCCGACGGAACCGATTCCGAGAATCAATCCTGTCGTTGGCGGGGGAAACCGTAGCAACAGTTGGTCATCGGAATGAACCGGCTCCATCTTTTCGCACCAGGGGGGGAGGAGTTCATGCGTTGGGATATAGACAGCCGAAACCACGGTGGCGGTTTGGATCAAGGCGTCCATCAGGACCCGGGCATGCCCGCCGGCGCCCAGGAGGACCCGATGCAGCACTGAATCACCCG of the Magnetococcales bacterium genome contains:
- a CDS encoding nucleotidyltransferase family protein, translating into MTTVEYWRKVVIGSQTSVLDVMKVIDRGALRVALVTDEANRLIGVVTDGDIRRGLLNGVNMKDPVERVMAREPTVARATDAEDRVLALMTSKSIDHMPIIDEEGRLIGLKTLRELASREQRKNWVVLMAGGLGSRMGPLTKTCPKPMLKVGTKPILELILESFAAHGFYKFYVSVNYRKEVIQDYFRDGSDWGVDIHYLEEDERRGTAGPLALLPEVPEEPFFVMNGDLLTQINFKNILEFHEEHGSLATLCVRKVEQAIPYGVVHTRQHTLLGIEEKPVQEYFINAGIYLLDPQVVDYIPRNTYFDMPDLFHKVIASGHATAAFPFLDYWMDIGRMADLKQASQDYSEVFS
- a CDS encoding NeuD/PglB/VioB family sugar acetyltransferase: MTTSLVDVNTGDSVLHRVLLGAGGHARVLMDALIQTATVVSAVYIPTHELLPPWCEKMEPVHSDDQLLLRFPPPTTGLILGIGSVGDNGKRIRLFEHYNTLGYSFCPVPHPHRLQASGVRMGEGCQIMAGTILQPGVVLGNNVIINTGARIDHDTLIDDHVHIAPGVILSGGVHVERGAHIGTGAVVIQGIRIGAGALVAAGATVVANVASGDRVAGVPARRMTRGQ
- a CDS encoding DUF1640 domain-containing protein; this translates as MPLMFDSLAYAKKLKAAGVPEAQAEIQAETIVEWMEERLATKLELEQVQVNVQRDIESLRAELKRDLKELDVKIESVRAELKRDIDSLRSELRRDIKELDVKIESVRAELKRDLKELEQRMVIKLGSLMFVAVGAVAALVKLL
- a CDS encoding pyridoxal phosphate-dependent aminotransferase, with the protein product MAVPSHRIQKVKPSATLQITAKAKALRAQGRNVIGLGAGEPDFDTPEHIKEAAIRALREGFTKYTPVDGIPELKKAIIGKMQRDNHLSYEPDEVLVTSGGKQAFFNMALAMLNPGDEVIIPAPYWVSYPDMTLVADGQPVIIDTHESDGFKLNPERLAAAITPKTRFVVLNSPSNPTGAAYSALEMTKIADVLRAHPHVWAVSDDIYEKIVYDGFRHVTLVALAPFLKDRTLILNGVSKTYSMTGWRIGYAVGPREAIKAMGKVQEQSTSCATSIAQRAAAVAISGDQACVEPMVQAFKERRDFIVAALNAIPGIHCNMPEGAFYVFPNVGGLMGRKTPKGALINNSMDLADYLLNDLDVALVPGLAFGKDPFVRISFAIALDDLKEAMKRIERAARELGVV
- the rlmB gene encoding 23S rRNA (guanosine(2251)-2'-O)-methyltransferase RlmB, translating into MENTEQEWVFGINPVLALLTTRRPVESMMALKGGRGEKFQNALILAREKGIRPRLVERQVLDRTTGTATHQGLAVRVGIREQPGFDQLLHRLTPGSRDLLILLDGIEDPRNLGAILRTAEAFGALAVILPKDRTAPLSGTAVKASAGAAERIDTIRVTNLARAMKELQQHGVEIIGLEAEAQRSLDDHSFLGPTALVLGNEGKGLRRLTRDNCDVLSAIPIQGGAGSLNVSVACGIACHIYRARQRGSKG